Within Candidatus Methylomirabilota bacterium, the genomic segment CAGGCAGTATCACGTCCGGCCGGGACAGCGCGAGAACTGGGTCAAGTGCATGGAGGAGGAGATCATCCCGTTCCAGGTCAAGATGGGCATGGTGATCCTCGGTAGCTTCGTGGGCGAGGAAGACGAGAGCATCTACGTCTGGATCCGGCGCTTCGAGAGCGAGCCGGAGCGCAAGCGGCTCTACGATGCCGTGTACCAGAGCAACTACTGGAAGAACGAGATCGCACCCAGGGTGCCGACCCTGATTGATCG encodes:
- a CDS encoding NIPSNAP family protein: MFFELRQYHVRPGQRENWVKCMEEEIIPFQVKMGMVILGSFVGEEDESIYVWIRRFESEPERKRLYDAVYQSNYWKNEIAPRVPTLIDREQIKVTRIVATPRSVIQ